TATTGGCAAAAAGATTCTCGTCGATGCTGGTGGCTACCTGACTGCCCTCAGTCGTCACGACTTGAGCGGTAACCTCAACTACAGCGACGGAAACACCATCGAAAAGTTGTTTTAGACTGTCCCCATGCGAGTTATCCGTTTTCACTCCTTCTGGCGGGGAAGTCCAGCCAGCACACGCCGCTGGCTCAGACACTTCAGACACCACTATAACCACGATCAGCCGAATCAAGCACTCGATGGCCGAGTACTAGCCGAGGAGATGCTCAACTAGACAGTGCCATCAAATACGTAACGTTCGAATCTGAATGTGAGATTAAAAAAAGACCCCCCCTTCGTTCGCAGCGATTATGCAAACAGCTGCCGCGCATCGTCGAGGGCGGCGACCAGCTTGTCGATCTCCTCGCGTGTGTTGTAGACGTAGAACGAGGCGCGCGTCGAGGCCGGCACGCCGAGTTTGTCGTGCAGCGGCTGCGTGCAGTGATCACCGGCGCGGACGGCGATCGTGTGGTCGTTCATGATCGAGGTCAGGTCGTGGGCGTGGACGCCCTCGAGGTTGAAGCTGACGAGGCCGCCGCGGTCGGGGCCGCCTTCGGGGCCGTAGATTTCGACGTCCTCCTCGGCTTCGAGTCGGTCGTAGGCGTAGGCCGCGAGTTCCTCCTCGTGAGTCTCGATTCGATCCATACCGATCTCTTCGAGCCAGTCGACTGCTGCATGGAGGCCGACGGCTTCGGCGATCGGCGGCGTTCCCGGTTCGAACTTCCAGGGAAGTTCGCCCCAGGTAGAGTCCTCGAAGGTAACCTTGCGGATCATCCCACCGCCGTAGAGGTAGGGGTTCAGGTCCTCGAGGAGGTCCTGTTTCCCGTAGAGGACACCGATGCCGGTCGGGCCGGCCATCTTGTGGCCCGAGAAGGCGTAGAAGTCGGCGTCGATCTCCTTCACGTCGACGGGGCGATTTGGGACGGCCTGTGCGCCGTCGATAAAGGAGAGCGCGTCGTGCTCGTGGGCGAGGTTGGTCAGTTCGGAGACGGGGTTGACGGTGCCGAGCGTGTTCGAGACGTGGACCGCCGAGACGATGGCGGTGTCGTCGTCGATGAGGTCGACAGCGTGGTCCATGTCGAGTCGACCGGTCTCGTCGACGCGGATGTACTCGACGCTGGCACCGGTCCGTTTGGCGATCTGTTGCCAGGTGACCAGCGAGGCGTGGTGTTCCATCTCCGTGAGGACGACCGTATCCTCGGGGCCGAGTTCGTTCAGGCCCCAGGAATAAGCGAGCAGGTTCTCGCTCTCAGTGGTGTTCTTGGTGAAGACGACCTCCTCGCGGCCGTCGGCGTTGATGAACTCGGCGACGCGGTCGTGGGCGACCTCGTAGGCCTCCGAGGCTTCCTGGCTCAGGTGGTGGATCCCGCGGTGGACGTTGGC
The DNA window shown above is from Natrialba magadii ATCC 43099 and carries:
- a CDS encoding aminotransferase class V-fold PLP-dependent enzyme, with amino-acid sequence MSHQQADAIDVAAIREEFPILQREFDGQQVVYLDNAATTQTPDPVVDAMSDYYRESNANVHRGIHHLSQEASEAYEVAHDRVAEFINADGREEVVFTKNTTESENLLAYSWGLNELGPEDTVVLTEMEHHASLVTWQQIAKRTGASVEYIRVDETGRLDMDHAVDLIDDDTAIVSAVHVSNTLGTVNPVSELTNLAHEHDALSFIDGAQAVPNRPVDVKEIDADFYAFSGHKMAGPTGIGVLYGKQDLLEDLNPYLYGGGMIRKVTFEDSTWGELPWKFEPGTPPIAEAVGLHAAVDWLEEIGMDRIETHEEELAAYAYDRLEAEEDVEIYGPEGGPDRGGLVSFNLEGVHAHDLTSIMNDHTIAVRAGDHCTQPLHDKLGVPASTRASFYVYNTREEIDKLVAALDDARQLFA